Sequence from the Prunus persica cultivar Lovell chromosome G5, Prunus_persica_NCBIv2, whole genome shotgun sequence genome:
TTGAAACACAAGTAGTGCCTGTTTGTGTTTGATGGTTCTCTGACTGAATCAGACTTGAAAGCTGCATCCACGAgtctcaaaacccaacaatatCAAGCTGCCTGTTTGTGCTTGATGTGTTTCAGATAATAAAACTGGTGAAATTAGAagtaaattgttttactaAGAACAAGGACAATATCAATCTGCCAAGCAATTGTCTCTTGCTCAAGTAAAACTATCTCTAGAGATATATGGTCTTCATTGACATTCTTTGTTTAATACTTGCTCAAGTAAAACTACGTCTACAATGCGAAAAATTGAAACTCAACCAACGAATTAATAGGTAGATGACAGTTAATCATCATCACATATGATACCAAATTTACGTTCATACTGTTCTGCACTCAGTTTATTTCAATCGTGACCCTCATAAAGCAGGGGCAAATTTAGCACAACCTCCAAAACTCCAATGACTGAAAGCAATTAAAGAGTCTCCATCTCtgacattttccttttcttttaattggtACTCAAAGCATTTAATTCCGGCTTGGATCTGTGAAAAAACCATTGACGGACGGCATAATTTCTGGCGACTTGTTGCGGACAAATTtcctcaggaaatgctccttGTACTTTTCTCCCTCGTCGAAATTCTCCAATATTCCAGCAGCCCTGTTCTCCTTGCTCACTCTGATTTAGAAAGAGCAGAGAGATAGGCAGTATTATTTTAAGCCACAACATCCATGATAGTAACAAAGAGAAGATGATTAAGCAACATTCACTTGTTTTTACACATCCATAATcacagacacagagagagagagagagagagcgagagagagagagagagagagagagagaatgaatcAGTAAAACCTATTTGTATGATAAAAAGTCATGGTATTTACCCCGTGTGCTCCTTAGACCATTATAATCTAACAGACTAaactttctttcattttgtaGGAGGGAACCAACAGAGCAAGAAGAATAAGTCTCACTAACATGGACATCTAATACGGACACTTATAACACCACACATGTACATAAGCCAATCGAACCATATTTGAATGTGACCAAGGCTGAagattttaagtgattttgaCAACAATCAAATTATGTTTATAAATACTTTCTAAATACGTATACAGATTAGAGAGGGCATCAGTTCCCATAATTCAAAAGTCGGTTCATTTtggtttgaaatatttacttGGGCTCTCTACTGATTAAATTTGGACCACCCACTTTGGTTAAATTCAAGCTAACTCagtatttttttgttcttcccaCAAAAGTAACTGACTTGACATCAAAATAAACCCAGATATTTCCCAAGTAGTTGGTTATATAAATGAaaggtttttcc
This genomic interval carries:
- the LOC18777675 gene encoding uncharacterized protein LOC18777675, which produces MAPNRWLRPEVYPLFAATGVAVGICGLSLFRHITINPEVRVSKENRAAGILENFDEGEKYKEHFLRKFVRNKSPEIMPSVNGFFTDPSRN